In Ischnura elegans chromosome 9, ioIscEleg1.1, whole genome shotgun sequence, the following proteins share a genomic window:
- the LOC124165206 gene encoding lysosomal acid glucosylceramidase-like, whose amino-acid sequence MLLRIFTYVVVICCFNGVVLGTPVADASGAAESLRPCAPRDYGRGSVVCVCNATYCDALKTEDRLPAGQFALYSTSKGGLRFQRNSGQFSTPGEYATGAVTFTLDRSSVYQSVIGFGGAMTDAAAVNIASLSEPAQELLLRSYYSEDGVEYNVARTNIGGCDFSTRPYSYDDEGAPSDPELKHFQLAEEDTKYKIPYLKRMVAMSQRRLYLLGSAWSAPKWMKTNGDFIGLGKLKKEYYQAWAEYYAKFLAEYGAQGLNFWAITAQNEPLDGNIPGFSFNCMGWTPDEQRDWVGNNLGPTLEARGHSDVEILVVDDQRPFLASWTDTLFSDEKVVKYASGIAVHWYIDFISSPEILNTTHFQYPNKYLMYTEACNGESPEEHVILGSWERAEKYAYSVIETMSNWVTGWIDWNLALDLTGGPNWAKNFVDSPVIVNATADEFYKQPMFYALGHFSKFVPYGSKRIGISMNVNNQDSLSMNAQSSDIYAIAFDTPELATAVVFLNKNDQSVEITFRDADRGELTKEIPGKSIHTLIYW is encoded by the exons GGGTGGTTCTGGGCACTCCCGTGGCGGATGCATCAGGGGCGGCCGAGAGCCTGCGCCCGTGCGCCCCTCGGGATTACGGCCGCGGCAGCGTGGTGTGCGTTTGCAACGCCACCTATTGCGACGCTCTGAAGACGGAAGATCGGCTGCCGGCGGGTCAGTTCGCCCTCTACTCCACGTCCAAGGGAGGCCTCCGCTTCCAAAGGAATAGCGGGCAATTCTCGACACCCGGGGAGTACGCCACAG GTGCAGTCACCTTCACCTTGGATCGCTCCTCTGTTTACCAGAGTGTCATTGGGTTTGGTGGAGCCATGACGGATGCTGCCGCTGTAAACATAGCCTCGCTAAGTGAACCTGCACAAGAGTTGCTCCTCAG GTCATACTATTCAGAGGACGGTGTTGAGTACAATGTGGCGAGAACCAATATTGGAGGTTGTGACTTCTCTACGAGGCCATACTCGTACGATGATGAAGGCGCACCAAGCGACCCAGAATTGAAACATTTCCAGTTGGCAGAGGAGGACACCAAGTACAAG ATTCCTTACCTCAAGAGAATGGTTGCGATGAGCCAGAGGAGGCTGTATCTTCTAGGCAGCGCTTGGAGTGCTCCAAAGTGGATGAAGACGAATGGAGACTTCATTGGCCTTGGGAAGCTCAAGAAGGAATACTATCAAGCTTGGGCTGAATACTATGCAAA GTTCCTTGCAGAATATGGTGCCCAGGGTCTAAATTTCTGGGCAATCACAGCTCAAAATGAACCTTTGGATGGAAACATACCTGGATTCTCTTTCAACTGCATGGGATGGACGCCTGACGAGCAAAGAGATTGGGTTGGAAATAATTTAGGACCCACACTTGAAGCCAGAGGGCACAGTGACGTGGAGATATTGGTGGTGGATGATCAAAGGCCATTCTTAGCATCATGGACGGACACA CtcttttcagatgagaaagttgTAAAATATGCTTCAGGAATTGCAGTTCATTGGTATATTGATTTTATATCTTCACCAGAAATCTTGAATACAACACACTTCCAGTATCCGAACAAATATCTCATGTACACAGAGGCGTGCAATG GTGAATCACCAGAGGAGCATGTTATCCTTGGATCTTGGGAAAGAGCGGAAAAATACGCATACAGCGTCATTGAG ACAATGTCCAACTGGGTGACTGGATGGATCGATTGGAATTTGGCCCTTGACCTGACTGGAGGACCTAACTGGGCCAAGAACTTCGTCGACTCCCCTGTGATTGTCAATGCCACCGCTGATGAATTCTACAAGCAGCCAATGTTCTACGCTCTGGGCCACTTCTCTAAATTTGTTCCCTATGGATCAAAGCGAATCGGGATCTCAATGAATGTGAACAACCAGGATTCACTCTCTATGAATGCTCAAAGTTCCGATATATACGCTATTGCCTTTGACACTCCAGAACTAGCAACAGCGGTGGTCTTCTTAAACAA gAATGACCAGAGTGTGGAGATTACATTCAGGGATGCAGATAGGGGAGAATTAACAAAAGAAATTCCAGGAAAATCTATACATACATTGATATACtggtaa